In Deinococcus puniceus, one genomic interval encodes:
- the pyrF gene encoding orotidine-5'-phosphate decarboxylase, whose translation MPALPAFAHAVTERTRTLQTRLCVGLDPRADAYRDTAHLRLHTLDVLEATAPFAACVKPQLAFFEALGLPGFALLEEVCALARTLGLPVILDGKRGDIGSTAEAYARAWLGGPHAGDALTVNPFLGFATLTPFVAAARANGGGIFVLVKTSNPDQNDVQGSGISERVAVEVARLNAEELEGDAVDGEYASVGAVVGATHARDLATFRALMPRALLLLPGLGAQGATAADLAPAFHAGGTGALASASRGVQYANGLDVAASVAAAKRFRDELNAAL comes from the coding sequence ATGCCTGCGCTGCCTGCCTTTGCCCACGCCGTTACTGAGCGCACCCGCACCCTCCAGACCCGGCTGTGTGTGGGCCTAGACCCCCGCGCCGACGCCTACCGCGATACGGCGCATTTGCGGCTGCATACGCTGGATGTGCTGGAAGCCACCGCGCCGTTCGCCGCCTGCGTCAAGCCTCAATTGGCTTTTTTTGAAGCTTTGGGCCTGCCCGGTTTTGCTCTACTGGAAGAGGTCTGTGCGCTGGCCCGCACGCTGGGCCTGCCCGTGATTCTGGACGGCAAACGCGGTGACATCGGCAGCACCGCCGAGGCCTACGCCCGCGCTTGGCTGGGCGGCCCCCACGCCGGAGACGCCCTGACGGTCAATCCATTTTTAGGCTTTGCCACCCTGACCCCGTTTGTAGCGGCGGCGCGGGCCAATGGCGGCGGAATCTTCGTGCTCGTGAAGACCAGCAATCCCGATCAGAACGATGTGCAGGGCAGCGGCATCAGCGAGCGGGTGGCCGTAGAAGTGGCCCGCCTGAACGCGGAAGAATTGGAAGGGGATGCAGTGGATGGAGAGTATGCCAGCGTGGGCGCAGTGGTAGGGGCCACCCACGCCCGTGACCTTGCCACCTTCCGCGCCCTGATGCCCCGCGCCCTGTTGTTGTTGCCGGGGTTGGGCGCACAGGGAGCCACCGCCGCAGACCTCGCGCCTGCCTTTCATGCGGGGGGAACGGGCGCACTTGCCAGTGCCAGCCGGGGCGTGCAGTACGCCAACGGGCTAGATGTAGCAGCGAGTGTGGCAGCGGCCAAGCGGTTCAGGGATGAGTTGAATGCAGCACTCTGA
- the sat gene encoding sulfate adenylyltransferase has protein sequence MTILLPTDPTATLPKPLGGSLVNRIRRAGHDFEAAELVGLPQLELDDRAYADLEMLATGAYSPLTGFVNEADYLSIIQHLRLDDGTPWSIPITLPVRRKDAGTLRGRVVLTRGGEAVGWIDVQEQFDAQKGLESREVYRTEDPAHPGVAALLAQGDVNLSGPVALFEVPRGAFARHHRTPAEVREVIEARGWRSSVAFQTRNPIHRAHEYLQKVALELVDGLLLHPLVGTTKGDDVPAHTRVEAYEVLLDRYYPQARTLLSVYPAAMRYAGPREAILHALSRRNYGVTHFIVGRDHAGVGSYYGTYDAQEIFGAYTAQELGIQILKFEHTFYCQTCGQLVSPRTCPHDSSHHLILSGTKVREKLRAGEHLPAEFTRPEVAEVLRAAYSVQP, from the coding sequence ATGACCATCCTGCTCCCCACCGACCCCACCGCCACACTGCCTAAGCCCCTCGGCGGAAGCTTGGTCAACCGTATTCGTCGCGCTGGACATGACTTTGAGGCTGCCGAACTGGTGGGCCTGCCCCAACTGGAACTGGATGACCGCGCCTACGCCGATTTGGAAATGCTGGCGACGGGAGCCTATTCCCCACTGACCGGATTCGTGAATGAGGCCGATTACCTCAGCATCATTCAGCACCTGCGGTTGGACGATGGCACGCCGTGGAGCATTCCGATTACGCTGCCGGTGCGCCGCAAAGATGCGGGCACACTCCGGGGCCGTGTGGTGCTGACGCGGGGCGGCGAGGCGGTGGGCTGGATAGACGTGCAGGAGCAGTTCGACGCGCAAAAAGGGCTGGAATCCCGCGAGGTGTACCGCACCGAAGACCCAGCGCATCCCGGCGTGGCGGCCCTGTTGGCGCAGGGTGACGTGAACCTGAGCGGACCGGTGGCCCTGTTCGAGGTGCCACGCGGCGCATTTGCCCGCCACCACCGCACGCCCGCCGAAGTCCGCGAGGTCATCGAAGCGCGGGGCTGGCGCTCCAGCGTGGCTTTTCAGACCCGCAACCCGATTCACCGGGCGCACGAGTACCTGCAAAAAGTGGCGCTGGAACTGGTGGACGGCCTGCTGCTGCACCCGCTGGTGGGCACCACCAAAGGCGACGACGTGCCCGCGCACACCCGCGTAGAAGCCTATGAAGTGCTGCTAGACCGCTACTATCCACAGGCCCGCACGCTGCTCAGCGTGTACCCGGCGGCCATGCGCTACGCCGGGCCACGCGAGGCGATTTTGCACGCCCTGTCTCGGCGCAATTACGGCGTCACGCATTTCATCGTGGGGCGCGACCATGCGGGCGTGGGCAGCTATTACGGCACCTACGACGCGCAGGAGATTTTCGGGGCCTACACGGCGCAGGAACTGGGTATTCAGATTTTGAAATTTGAGCACACCTTCTATTGCCAGACTTGCGGCCAACTGGTCAGCCCACGCACTTGCCCCCACGATAGCAGCCACCACCTCATTCTCAGCGGCACCAAAGTCCGCGAAAAATTGCGGGCCGGAGAGCATCTGCCCGCCGAGTTTACCCGCCCAGAAGTGGCCGAAGTGCTACGGGCAGCGTACAGCGTTCAGCCCTAA
- a CDS encoding benzoate/H(+) symporter BenE family transporter yields MSIPARRTTLADLRHDWSAGAGIAGFVVVLVGAASSIGLLVGAARDFGLSAGQTASWVLACYLAISISGAALTWRTRAPISMAWSTPGLALVASVAASSSLTYPEVLGAYVLSAAVMLVLGATGAFERVTSRLPPALANALLAGVLLPFVLGAFRALPVAPLPVGGMLAVFVLGRIYFARWAVPAALVVGAGLSVAAGMVGEFNPAGASIFGTLVWTTPAFSVRAALSLALPMTILTLASQQLPGLAVLRACGFGRVPASPLITASGIGSLLAAPFGGHSTNLAAITAAISAGEEAHPDPARRWPASISAAFFYLLLGVFAGWLVGAVAAIPVAVVSALAGLALVGTALSSLVAALGAGPEREAAFLTLAITASGVTVWGVGSPVWGLLVGGAVLWLGRRRGKV; encoded by the coding sequence TTGAGCATTCCAGCACGGCGTACCACCCTCGCCGATCTGCGGCACGACTGGTCTGCGGGCGCAGGCATCGCGGGCTTTGTGGTGGTGTTGGTGGGGGCTGCCAGCAGCATCGGCCTGCTGGTGGGCGCGGCGCGAGATTTTGGTTTGTCGGCGGGCCAGACGGCCAGTTGGGTCTTGGCCTGCTACCTCGCCATCAGTATTTCGGGCGCGGCGCTGACGTGGCGCACGCGGGCACCCATCAGCATGGCGTGGAGTACGCCGGGGCTGGCGCTGGTGGCCTCGGTGGCGGCCAGCAGCAGCCTCACCTACCCCGAAGTGCTGGGCGCGTATGTGCTGAGCGCCGCCGTGATGTTGGTGCTGGGCGCAACGGGCGCGTTCGAGCGGGTGACGTCGCGGCTGCCGCCTGCTTTGGCGAATGCACTCTTGGCGGGCGTGCTGCTGCCCTTCGTGCTGGGCGCATTTCGGGCCTTGCCTGTGGCTCCGCTGCCAGTGGGCGGCATGTTGGCCGTGTTCGTGCTGGGCCGAATTTATTTTGCGCGTTGGGCGGTTCCGGCGGCGCTGGTGGTGGGTGCAGGATTGTCGGTGGCGGCGGGCATGGTGGGCGAGTTCAATCCGGCTGGAGCCTCTATTTTCGGCACGCTGGTCTGGACGACTCCGGCCTTCAGTGTCCGGGCTGCCCTGAGTTTGGCGCTGCCCATGACCATTCTCACGCTCGCTTCTCAGCAGTTGCCGGGGCTGGCAGTGCTACGGGCCTGCGGCTTCGGGCGCGTTCCGGCCAGTCCACTCATCACGGCGTCGGGCATTGGCAGTCTGCTGGCGGCTCCATTCGGCGGGCATTCCACCAATCTGGCGGCCATTACCGCCGCCATTTCTGCCGGAGAAGAAGCCCACCCTGACCCGGCGCGGCGCTGGCCTGCCAGCATCAGCGCGGCATTCTTTTATCTGCTGCTGGGCGTGTTCGCGGGCTGGTTGGTGGGGGCGGTAGCAGCTATTCCGGTGGCGGTGGTGTCGGCGCTGGCGGGGCTGGCATTGGTAGGAACGGCGCTCAGCAGTCTGGTGGCCGCACTGGGCGCGGGGCCAGAGCGGGAAGCCGCCTTTTTGACATTGGCGATTACGGCCAGCGGCGTAACGGTCTGGGGCGTGGGCAGTCCGGTGTGGGGCCTGTTGGTGGGCGGCGCGGTGCTGTGGCTGGGGAGGCGACGGGGGAAGGTCTAA
- the cysC gene encoding adenylyl-sulfate kinase, which produces MSAAATPEGRVLWFTGLSGAGKSTLASALHAELLAAGVKTELLDGDAVRENLSKGLGFSKADRDTNVRRIAFVAGLLAQHGVTVLVSAISPYADTRREVLAALPNTAEIFVDAPLETVTERDVKGLYLKAIAGEIAHFTGVSDPYEAPTAPDLHLRTDRLSVEECLSLLRPLAGLKETVSA; this is translated from the coding sequence ATGAGCGCGGCTGCCACCCCAGAAGGCCGCGTGCTGTGGTTTACCGGGCTGTCGGGCGCGGGCAAAAGCACGCTGGCTTCTGCGCTGCACGCCGAACTGCTGGCAGCGGGCGTGAAGACCGAACTGCTGGACGGCGACGCCGTGCGCGAGAACCTCAGCAAAGGCCTCGGCTTTTCCAAGGCTGACCGGGATACCAACGTTCGCCGGATCGCCTTCGTGGCCGGATTGCTCGCCCAGCACGGCGTCACGGTGTTGGTCAGTGCCATTTCGCCCTACGCCGATACCCGCCGCGAGGTACTGGCCGCCCTGCCCAATACCGCCGAAATCTTTGTGGACGCCCCGCTGGAAACCGTGACCGAACGTGACGTGAAGGGGCTGTATCTGAAAGCCATCGCTGGAGAGATCGCACATTTTACTGGCGTGTCTGACCCTTACGAAGCGCCGACAGCGCCCGATCTGCACCTCAGAACAGACCGCTTGAGCGTGGAGGAATGCTTGAGCTTGTTGCGCCCTCTGGCTGGCCTTAAAGAGACTGTCTCCGCATGA
- a CDS encoding Rrf2 family transcriptional regulator: protein MRLSATDVYAFQALGYLGLQHGGLQHGTPVAAEPPAGQGVGQPARWISSDEISEATGIHRPYLVRILAALTAKGVVKSKKGIGGGYALARKPQLISLCEVVRAIDGPVAPLSCISLNWHEECVEQERCHARNTIYTRMRDAMLAVLQEFSVQDLVVDARQGVSYGHCLGHLLKPNA, encoded by the coding sequence ATGCGGCTTTCGGCCACCGACGTTTACGCTTTTCAGGCGCTTGGCTATTTGGGCCTTCAACACGGGGGACTGCAACATGGGACGCCTGTGGCCGCCGAGCCTCCAGCGGGCCAAGGCGTGGGCCAGCCCGCCCGCTGGATTTCCAGCGACGAAATCAGCGAGGCCACTGGGATTCACCGCCCGTACTTGGTACGGATTCTGGCCGCGCTGACCGCCAAAGGCGTGGTGAAAAGCAAAAAGGGCATCGGCGGCGGCTACGCACTGGCCCGCAAGCCTCAGCTTATTTCTCTGTGCGAGGTGGTGCGGGCCATAGACGGCCCGGTGGCCCCGCTGAGTTGCATCAGTCTGAACTGGCACGAAGAATGCGTGGAGCAGGAGCGTTGCCACGCCCGCAATACCATCTATACCCGCATGCGAGACGCGATGCTGGCCGTGCTGCAAGAGTTCAGCGTGCAGGATTTGGTGGTGGATGCGCGGCAGGGCGTGAGCTACGGCCACTGCCTCGGCCACCTGCTGAAGCCGAACGCCTGA
- a CDS encoding DIP1984 family protein — protein sequence MKLAEALIERADLQKRAAQLTERITSNLQIQEGEEVSEDPRALIAEYMSVVEALEALLPRIHRTNLGTRLGLLPDAPSLTEALTERDMLDLRLRMLRLAADAASLKQQRYSNSELRTVAVIPARELQAQADALARQRRELETRIQQTNWLTELTD from the coding sequence ATGAAGCTTGCCGAAGCCCTGATCGAACGTGCTGACCTGCAAAAACGCGCCGCTCAACTGACAGAGCGAATTACGAGCAATCTACAAATTCAGGAAGGCGAAGAGGTCTCCGAGGATCCCCGCGCTCTGATTGCCGAATATATGAGCGTGGTAGAGGCGTTGGAAGCGCTGCTGCCGCGCATTCACCGCACCAATCTCGGCACCCGCTTGGGCCTGCTGCCGGATGCGCCCAGCCTGACCGAAGCCCTGACTGAGCGTGACATGTTGGATTTGCGCCTCAGAATGCTGCGCCTTGCGGCAGACGCGGCTTCCCTGAAACAGCAGCGGTATAGCAACAGCGAACTTCGTACCGTAGCCGTCATTCCGGCCCGTGAATTACAGGCTCAGGCCGACGCTTTGGCCCGCCAGCGCCGCGAACTGGAAACCCGGATTCAGCAGACCAACTGGTTGACAGAACTGACCGACTGA
- a CDS encoding phosphoadenylyl-sulfate reductase — MTALEERPTQSAAVFSPTFDAQTDPLDVIRWALQTHPDLTMPSAFNLNGVVLLDLAGRAGYTGEVVFVDTGYHFPETLTTRDNLATRYPQMTFVTLNAGATPEDGQTDASLYSTDPDACCAVRKVAPLQAYLRQRAPSALLNARSRDQASTRADIPFVEEGTRRKINPLAFWTREQLEAYAAAHALPVNPLYADGFLSVGCWPCTRAVKPGEDARAGRWAGKGKTECGLWAGDGKL, encoded by the coding sequence ATGACCGCCCTAGAAGAACGGCCCACACAGTCTGCCGCCGTCTTCTCCCCTACCTTCGACGCCCAGACCGACCCGCTGGACGTGATCCGCTGGGCGCTCCAGACCCACCCTGATCTGACCATGCCCAGCGCCTTCAATCTGAACGGCGTGGTGCTGCTGGACTTGGCGGGGCGGGCGGGCTACACGGGCGAAGTGGTGTTCGTGGACACGGGCTACCACTTCCCCGAAACGCTGACCACGCGGGACAATCTGGCCACCCGCTACCCCCAGATGACTTTTGTGACGCTGAACGCGGGAGCTACGCCCGAAGACGGCCAAACCGATGCCAGTCTGTATTCGACTGACCCGGACGCCTGCTGCGCGGTACGCAAGGTGGCCCCGTTGCAGGCGTACTTGCGCCAGCGTGCGCCCTCGGCCCTGCTGAATGCCCGCAGCCGCGATCAAGCCAGCACCCGCGCCGACATTCCGTTTGTCGAGGAAGGCACACGCCGCAAGATCAATCCGCTGGCGTTCTGGACACGGGAGCAGTTGGAAGCCTACGCCGCCGCCCACGCCCTGCCCGTGAATCCTTTGTACGCCGATGGATTCCTGAGTGTGGGCTGCTGGCCCTGCACCCGCGCCGTGAAACCCGGAGAGGACGCCCGCGCCGGACGCTGGGCAGGCAAAGGCAAGACCGAATGTGGCCTGTGGGCCGGGGACGGGAAGCTGTGA
- a CDS encoding DUF4395 domain-containing protein gives MTVLPSSPSSPSAKVAARTDLAALQFNQWTVVGLTLLGVVLGTFSGLAFFVLLALGAAMLLGAVRPNLSPLRAAYRMSGPALGLKPDVVEEDPRAHHFAQGVGGVFLLAAGLSGVLGLTVLGTVLGLTVVALAALNLSQKICVGCLMYFHYRRLRFAVLSR, from the coding sequence ATGACGGTTTTGCCTTCTTCCCCAAGCTCTCCTTCCGCGAAGGTGGCCGCACGAACCGACCTCGCGGCGCTGCAGTTCAACCAGTGGACTGTGGTGGGCCTAACGCTGCTGGGCGTCGTGCTGGGCACATTTTCTGGCCTAGCATTCTTTGTGCTGTTGGCGCTGGGCGCGGCCATGTTGCTGGGTGCGGTGCGCCCCAACCTCTCGCCCCTGCGGGCCGCCTACCGAATGTCGGGGCCAGCGCTGGGCCTCAAGCCGGACGTGGTGGAAGAAGACCCCCGCGCCCATCACTTTGCACAGGGCGTGGGCGGCGTGTTCCTGCTGGCCGCCGGACTGAGTGGCGTACTAGGCCTGACTGTGCTGGGCACCGTATTGGGGCTGACGGTGGTGGCCCTCGCCGCGCTGAACTTATCGCAAAAAATCTGTGTGGGTTGCCTGATGTACTTCCACTACCGCCGCCTGCGCTTCGCCGTCCTCAGCCGCTGA
- a CDS encoding cysteine desulfurase-like protein has protein sequence MPSTDTLPFALHAFRDQFPPLLNGRAYLDNAAGGLLPRRSIEAITAHLTQFGATNAMPSHAPGQAVLDLKTRARAATALFLNAEAPDVALGPSSTALNFRLAAAFARLWGPGDEVILSGLEHEANASPWRELEHVGVTVRVWHARQPSMQLHLDDLRSLLTPRTRLVAVTAASNVLGVTVNIPEVSAMARESGAWTVVDAVHAAPHAFPDVGAWGADFVSFSPYKVWGPHLGALWIRPELRGQLPWPKLSFVPDGDITGMEYGTPPFELLAGWLGTLDYLRELGGAELLTRAALQAASTRIADLERPVLTHLLEGLLHTPGVTVYGPQTVEGRVGTVAFRVDGQAPPQTAEALSARGVDVGAGHFYAVQPLQDLGVYPEGVVRASIAHYTTEDDVQRLLDGLKQL, from the coding sequence ATGCCTTCCACCGATACCTTGCCCTTTGCGCTGCACGCCTTCCGCGATCAGTTTCCGCCGCTGCTGAATGGGCGGGCGTACCTCGACAACGCGGCGGGCGGCCTGCTTCCCCGGCGTTCCATAGAGGCGATTACGGCGCACCTGACGCAGTTCGGGGCCACCAATGCCATGCCCAGCCACGCGCCGGGGCAGGCAGTACTTGACCTGAAAACGCGGGCGCGGGCGGCGACTGCCCTCTTTCTGAATGCCGAAGCACCCGATGTGGCACTGGGGCCAAGTTCTACGGCCCTGAATTTCCGCTTGGCGGCGGCCTTTGCACGGCTCTGGGGGCCGGGGGACGAAGTGATTCTGAGCGGGCTGGAGCATGAGGCCAACGCCAGCCCTTGGCGAGAGCTGGAGCACGTAGGCGTGACGGTGCGCGTGTGGCACGCCCGCCAGCCCAGCATGCAACTGCATCTGGATGACCTGCGGAGTCTGCTGACACCGCGCACCCGCCTCGTGGCTGTGACCGCTGCCAGCAACGTTCTAGGCGTGACCGTGAACATTCCCGAAGTGTCGGCAATGGCCCGCGAATCCGGAGCTTGGACAGTCGTAGACGCCGTTCACGCTGCCCCACACGCCTTTCCCGATGTGGGGGCGTGGGGCGCGGATTTCGTCTCGTTCAGCCCGTACAAGGTGTGGGGGCCGCACTTGGGGGCACTGTGGATTCGGCCAGAACTGCGCGGGCAGTTGCCTTGGCCCAAGCTCAGCTTCGTACCAGACGGCGATATTACGGGCATGGAATACGGCACGCCGCCGTTTGAGTTGCTGGCGGGCTGGCTGGGCACACTGGATTATCTGCGCGAATTGGGCGGCGCAGAACTGCTGACCCGCGCTGCGTTGCAAGCCGCCTCTACCCGCATTGCCGACTTAGAACGGCCTGTGCTGACGCACCTGCTGGAAGGGCTGCTGCACACTCCGGGCGTGACGGTGTACGGCCCGCAAACTGTGGAGGGCCGGGTGGGAACGGTGGCCTTCCGCGTAGACGGCCAAGCGCCTCCCCAGACCGCCGAAGCCCTCAGCGCACGCGGCGTAGATGTGGGCGCGGGCCACTTTTACGCGGTGCAGCCCCTACAGGATTTGGGCGTGTACCCGGAAGGCGTGGTGCGGGCCAGCATCGCCCACTACACCACCGAGGACGATGTGCAGCGGTTGCTGGACGGCCTGAAACAGCTATAG
- a CDS encoding aliphatic sulfonate ABC transporter substrate-binding protein gives MQSKPPPTKRSFLTLATPFLLAAALSPEAHALAATTVRLGFFPNLTHAPALVGLERGTFQKAFGAVKLDAKEFVSGTTLTEAFAAGQVDIAYIGPGPAINAAGRGMPIQFIAGASEAGAVVVARKDSPIKSYKDLGGKNVAVPSLGNTQDISLRHILNENALKSKTDGGTVLITPIAPADIVAAFAAKRVDATLVPEPWGAVLQAQGHRIIGTEKTVWRDGKYPTTIVIVNTKFAQANPQLVAAFLKAHTDAVAFLNKSPAAAQAAVNSQLFKLTGAKIDPRVMQRAFARTRFTTALDLEALKEYSALNVAAGYARTAPDLSQFLKK, from the coding sequence ATGCAATCCAAACCGCCCCCGACAAAACGAAGTTTTTTGACGTTGGCAACGCCTTTTTTGCTGGCCGCCGCCCTGTCGCCTGAGGCCCACGCACTGGCCGCCACCACCGTTCGCCTCGGCTTTTTTCCTAACCTGACCCACGCGCCCGCACTTGTGGGCCTAGAGCGCGGCACCTTTCAGAAGGCGTTTGGGGCTGTGAAACTGGACGCCAAAGAATTCGTCTCGGGTACCACGCTGACCGAGGCGTTCGCGGCTGGGCAGGTAGACATTGCCTATATCGGCCCCGGCCCCGCCATCAACGCGGCGGGGCGCGGGATGCCCATCCAGTTTATTGCCGGAGCAAGTGAGGCTGGCGCGGTGGTGGTGGCCCGCAAAGACAGCCCGATCAAGAGTTATAAGGATCTGGGCGGCAAGAACGTGGCCGTGCCGAGTCTGGGCAACACGCAGGACATCAGCCTGCGCCACATCCTGAACGAGAACGCGCTGAAGTCGAAGACGGACGGCGGCACAGTCTTGATTACGCCGATTGCGCCCGCCGACATCGTGGCCGCCTTTGCTGCCAAACGGGTAGACGCGACGCTGGTGCCGGAGCCTTGGGGCGCGGTGCTGCAGGCGCAGGGACACCGCATCATCGGCACCGAAAAGACCGTGTGGCGTGATGGAAAGTACCCCACCACCATCGTGATCGTGAATACCAAATTCGCACAGGCCAACCCGCAACTGGTGGCCGCGTTTTTGAAGGCCCACACCGATGCGGTGGCCTTCCTCAACAAGAGTCCGGCAGCGGCGCAGGCAGCGGTCAATTCCCAGTTGTTCAAGCTGACCGGGGCCAAAATCGATCCCCGCGTAATGCAGCGTGCGTTTGCCCGGACACGCTTTACCACCGCCCTTGATCTGGAGGCGCTGAAAGAGTACTCGGCGCTGAATGTGGCCGCCGGATACGCCCGCACCGCCCCCGACCTCTCGCAGTTCCTGAAGAAATAA
- a CDS encoding PhzF family phenazine biosynthesis protein, with protein MSAADPSSRTAHTYRVFPPVGKTVAVFADAMGDLQAQAAQAKAPLSAFIESADFSGVSLRIFTPTREKGESDSAAVAALAHLFAAGQIADVTEVQMGGKSVGAQLCGGEWLLLQGDVTAGEVQADFSPIGLTGAAWAASAGRANLVVQVPDLVALDGFIPDNATISDLNRATDTTGLILYTLTAEGREDVSFRAFGPLKGFTEDAASSNMFACLVGVLAARGQLPDGAESIRGAQRQPGQFARLTAQFVPTETGANGVWVGGKAVQTGPDS; from the coding sequence GTGAGCGCCGCCGATCCCAGTTCCAGAACCGCCCATACCTACCGCGTCTTCCCACCTGTCGGAAAAACGGTGGCCGTATTTGCTGATGCTATGGGCGATCTTCAGGCCCAAGCTGCACAGGCCAAAGCGCCCCTCAGCGCCTTCATAGAATCGGCGGATTTTTCGGGCGTCAGCCTCCGCATTTTTACCCCCACCCGCGAAAAGGGCGAGAGCGATTCGGCAGCGGTGGCCGCTTTGGCGCACCTGTTCGCGGCGGGCCAGATTGCCGACGTGACCGAAGTGCAGATGGGCGGCAAGAGCGTGGGAGCGCAACTGTGCGGCGGCGAATGGCTGCTGCTTCAGGGCGATGTGACGGCGGGAGAGGTACAGGCCGATTTTTCGCCCATTGGCCTGACGGGTGCGGCATGGGCGGCTTCGGCGGGCCGCGCCAACTTGGTGGTACAGGTGCCCGATTTGGTTGCGCTGGACGGCTTCATACCCGACAACGCCACCATTTCAGACCTGAACCGGGCCACCGATACTACTGGCTTAATTCTGTACACACTGACCGCTGAGGGCCGTGAAGACGTGAGCTTCCGGGCGTTCGGGCCGCTGAAGGGCTTTACCGAAGACGCCGCGAGTTCCAATATGTTCGCCTGCTTGGTGGGCGTGCTGGCGGCGCGGGGCCAGTTGCCAGACGGCGCGGAAAGCATTCGCGGGGCGCAGCGGCAACCGGGACAATTTGCGCGGCTCACGGCCCAGTTTGTGCCCACTGAGACGGGAGCAAATGGCGTGTGGGTAGGCGGCAAAGCGGTACAGACCGGGCCAGATTCTTGA
- a CDS encoding nitrite/sulfite reductase yields the protein MSDIETLKKELPPFEIFDLIPQYAAAGQIDPEKIDLLKWAGVYPQRPQEDGFLMMRVKVPTAELSAATMRVVAGIAEDYGRGLLDVTDRQAFQFHWLRIQDIPDILNRLETVGLHTRGACGDTVRAVIASPLAGLDARERIDVRPLATAMEGSLSGNKEFEDLPRKFKISITATPELEGIHHINDIGFLAHEVNGEVGFDVWVGGGLGAVAHLAKRLGVFIRPDQVIEVGRAITGAYRDHGYRLNRKKSRLKYLIKDLGPEKFREIVETEYLGYKLPDGPAAPVARFGGSDVLGVNPQRDGLNYVVLSTTVGRINPAKARALADLSERYGKGVLRTTAFQNMMIPHVQTEDVDALVTELALLELAPKATLRGTTIACTGTQFCRLALTETKARVAGMIDELEPKHADLDVPFVINLTGCSNACTRYQVADLGFMGAQRIRKDESGEDVAEEVYNVHLAGSIGQAERLGAKLKGIVPATRLTEYTDKVLSDFKANKGAGESFVEYADRVGQGHFLPDTVLIDAPIAEAVFA from the coding sequence ATGTCTGACATCGAAACCCTGAAAAAAGAACTGCCCCCCTTTGAAATCTTTGACCTGATTCCCCAGTACGCGGCGGCGGGCCAGATCGACCCGGAGAAAATCGACCTGCTGAAGTGGGCGGGCGTGTACCCCCAGCGGCCCCAAGAAGACGGCTTCTTGATGATGCGCGTGAAGGTGCCGACTGCCGAACTGAGCGCGGCCACAATGCGCGTGGTGGCGGGCATTGCCGAAGACTACGGGCGCGGCTTGTTGGACGTGACGGATCGTCAGGCCTTCCAGTTTCACTGGCTCCGCATCCAAGATATTCCCGACATTCTGAACCGCCTAGAAACGGTGGGCCTGCACACGCGCGGAGCCTGCGGAGACACCGTGCGGGCCGTGATCGCTTCGCCGCTGGCCGGACTGGATGCCCGCGAGCGCATCGACGTTCGCCCGCTGGCCACCGCGATGGAAGGCAGCCTGAGCGGCAACAAAGAGTTTGAAGACCTGCCCCGCAAGTTCAAGATCAGCATCACGGCGACGCCCGAATTGGAAGGCATTCACCACATCAACGACATTGGATTCCTTGCCCACGAAGTGAACGGGGAAGTCGGCTTTGACGTGTGGGTGGGCGGCGGCCTCGGCGCAGTAGCTCACCTTGCCAAGCGCCTCGGCGTGTTTATCCGGCCCGATCAGGTCATCGAAGTGGGCCGCGCTATTACCGGAGCCTACCGCGATCATGGTTACCGCCTGAACCGCAAAAAGAGCCGCCTGAAGTACCTGATCAAAGACCTCGGCCCCGAAAAATTCCGTGAAATCGTGGAAACGGAATACCTCGGTTACAAGTTGCCAGACGGCCCCGCCGCACCCGTGGCCCGCTTCGGCGGCAGCGATGTGCTGGGCGTGAACCCGCAGCGTGACGGCCTGAATTATGTGGTGCTGTCCACCACCGTGGGCCGGATTAATCCCGCCAAGGCCCGCGCTCTGGCCGATCTGTCGGAGCGCTACGGCAAGGGCGTGCTGCGGACTACCGCCTTCCAGAACATGATGATTCCGCACGTGCAGACGGAAGACGTGGACGCGCTGGTGACCGAACTTGCGCTGCTGGAACTGGCCCCCAAAGCTACCCTACGCGGCACCACGATTGCCTGCACGGGCACGCAGTTTTGCCGCCTCGCCCTCACCGAAACCAAAGCGCGAGTCGCGGGCATGATTGATGAGCTGGAGCCGAAGCACGCCGATCTGGACGTGCCCTTCGTGATCAACCTGACTGGGTGCAGCAACGCCTGCACGCGCTATCAGGTGGCCGATCTGGGCTTCATGGGAGCGCAGCGCATTCGCAAAGATGAAAGCGGCGAGGACGTGGCCGAAGAGGTCTACAACGTGCATCTGGCGGGTAGCATCGGGCAGGCGGAACGGCTGGGAGCCAAGCTGAAGGGTATCGTGCCTGCCACGCGCTTGACCGAATACACCGATAAGGTACTCAGCGACTTCAAGGCGAACAAGGGCGCGGGCGAGAGCTTTGTGGAGTACGCAGACCGCGTAGGCCAAGGCCACTTTTTGCCCGATACGGTATTGATCGACGCGCCTATAGCTGAGGCAGTGTTCGCATGA